In Comamonadaceae bacterium OS-1, a single window of DNA contains:
- the secF gene encoding protein translocase subunit SecF, whose protein sequence is MEFFKIHRDIPFMRNALVFNIVSFVTFLAAVFFLFSRGLHLSVEFTGGTLMEVSYSQPADLNRVRTVVAGLGLQDVQVQNFGTSQDVLIRMPVQKGVTSAQQSDQVLAALKTADASVQLKRTEFVGPQVGDELAVDGLKALAFVVAGIMLYLAIRFEWKFAVAAIIANLHDVVIILGFFAFFQWEFSLPVLAAVLAVLGYSVNESVVIFDRIRENFRRYRKMNPMQVIDNAITSTISRTIITHGSTQIMVLSMLVFGGPTLHYFALALTIGICFGIYSSVFVAAAIAMWLGIQREDLVKASNNKKDEDPNDPNAGATV, encoded by the coding sequence ATGGAGTTTTTCAAGATCCACCGCGACATTCCGTTCATGCGGAATGCGTTGGTTTTCAACATTGTTTCGTTTGTTACCTTTTTGGCTGCGGTGTTCTTTTTGTTCTCGCGCGGCCTGCATTTGTCGGTGGAATTCACCGGCGGCACCCTGATGGAGGTGAGCTATTCCCAGCCCGCCGACCTGAACCGCGTGCGCACCGTGGTGGCCGGCCTGGGCCTGCAAGACGTGCAGGTGCAGAACTTCGGCACCTCGCAAGACGTGCTGATCCGCATGCCGGTGCAAAAGGGTGTCACGTCCGCCCAGCAGAGCGACCAGGTGCTGGCCGCACTCAAAACCGCCGATGCGTCGGTGCAGCTCAAACGCACCGAGTTCGTGGGCCCGCAGGTGGGCGACGAGCTGGCGGTGGATGGCCTGAAGGCCCTGGCCTTTGTGGTGGCGGGCATCATGCTGTACCTGGCCATCCGCTTCGAATGGAAGTTTGCGGTGGCGGCCATCATCGCCAACCTGCACGATGTGGTCATCATCCTGGGCTTTTTTGCCTTCTTCCAGTGGGAATTTTCGCTGCCGGTGCTGGCGGCGGTGCTGGCGGTGCTGGGTTATTCGGTGAACGAATCGGTGGTGATCTTTGACCGGATCCGTGAGAACTTTCGCCGCTATCGCAAAATGAACCCGATGCAGGTGATCGACAACGCCATCACCTCGACCATCAGCCGCACTATCATTACGCATGGCTCCACCCAGATCATGGTTTTGTCGATGCTGGTATTTGGTGGCCCGACCTTGCATTACTTTGCGCTGGCCCTCACTATCGGTATCTGCTTCGGCATTTATTCTTCGGTGTTTGTGGCGGCTGCCATTGCCATGTGGTTGGGCATCCAACGCGAAGATCTGGTCAAAGCTTCCAACAACAAGAAAGACGAAGACCCCAACGACCCCAACGCAGGCGCAACCGTGTGA
- the secD gene encoding protein translocase subunit SecD, translated as MNRYPVWKYVILLVALLVGAIYTLPNFFGEAPAVQVSAARASVKIDATTLAKVQEALKSASLSPDLIGVEGASVKARFGNTDDQLKAKDVVQKALVPDANDASYVVALNLLSRSPSWLTALHAFPMYLGLDLRGGVHFMLQVDMQAALTKKAESLAGDLRTSLRDKNVRHSGIARNGQTIELRLRDSDTLAAAKAVVQDQFPDLITTDAPDGTEYKLTASIRPEAARRVQDQALKQNITTLHNRINELGVSEPVIQQQGLDRIVVQLPGVQDTAKAKDILGRTATLEVRLVDESTEAGAAAAGAGAVPFGDERYLERSGQPVIVKKQVVLTGENLTDAQPGFDSQTQEPTVNLTLDAKGSRIFKDITRENIGKRMAIILFEKGKGEVVTAPVIRSEIAGGRVQISGRMTTQEANDTSLLLRAGSLAAPMEIIEERTIGPSLGAENISKGFHSVLWGFLAVAAFMCCYYMLFGVFSSIALAFNLLLLVAVLSMLQATLTLPGMAAMALVLGMAIDSNVLINERVREELRAGASPQAAIHAGFDRAWATILDSNITSAIVGIALLAFGSGPVRGFAVVHVLGIATSIFSSVFFSRGLVNLWYGRTKKLKSVSIGTVWRPEAAVETKAK; from the coding sequence ATGAATCGATACCCGGTATGGAAGTACGTGATCCTCCTGGTCGCGCTACTGGTGGGGGCCATTTACACCCTGCCCAATTTCTTTGGTGAAGCCCCGGCGGTGCAGGTCTCGGCCGCCCGCGCGTCGGTCAAGATCGACGCCACCACCCTGGCCAAAGTACAAGAGGCGCTGAAATCCGCCAGCCTCAGCCCCGACCTGATCGGTGTGGAAGGCGCTTCGGTCAAGGCCCGTTTTGGCAACACCGACGACCAGCTCAAGGCCAAGGACGTGGTGCAAAAAGCCCTGGTGCCCGATGCCAACGATGCCAGCTACGTGGTGGCGCTGAACCTGCTGTCGCGCTCGCCCTCCTGGCTGACCGCCTTGCACGCCTTCCCCATGTATTTGGGGCTGGACCTGCGCGGTGGTGTGCACTTCATGCTGCAGGTGGACATGCAGGCCGCGCTGACCAAAAAAGCCGAGTCCCTGGCCGGTGACCTGCGCACCAGCCTGCGCGACAAGAACGTGCGCCACAGCGGCATCGCCCGCAACGGCCAGACCATCGAGTTGCGCTTGCGCGACAGCGACACCCTGGCCGCGGCCAAGGCCGTGGTGCAAGACCAGTTCCCCGACCTCATCACCACCGACGCGCCCGACGGTACCGAGTACAAGCTGACCGCCAGCATCCGCCCCGAAGCCGCCCGCCGCGTGCAAGACCAGGCGCTGAAGCAAAACATCACCACCCTGCACAACCGGATCAACGAACTCGGCGTGTCCGAGCCGGTGATCCAGCAGCAGGGCCTGGACCGCATCGTGGTGCAACTGCCCGGCGTGCAGGACACCGCCAAGGCCAAGGACATCCTGGGCCGCACCGCCACGCTGGAAGTGCGCCTGGTGGACGAAAGCACCGAAGCCGGTGCCGCCGCCGCGGGCGCGGGTGCCGTGCCGTTTGGCGACGAACGCTACCTGGAACGCAGCGGCCAGCCCGTGATCGTGAAAAAGCAGGTGGTGCTGACCGGTGAAAACCTCACCGATGCCCAGCCCGGCTTCGACAGCCAGACCCAGGAGCCCACCGTCAACCTGACGCTGGATGCCAAGGGCTCGCGCATCTTCAAAGACATCACGCGCGAAAACATCGGCAAGCGCATGGCCATCATCCTGTTTGAAAAAGGCAAGGGCGAAGTCGTGACCGCACCGGTGATCCGCTCTGAAATCGCCGGGGGCCGGGTGCAGATCTCGGGCCGCATGACCACGCAAGAAGCCAACGACACCTCGCTGCTGCTGCGCGCCGGTTCGCTGGCCGCGCCGATGGAAATCATCGAAGAACGCACCATCGGCCCCAGCCTGGGTGCCGAGAACATCTCCAAGGGCTTCCACAGCGTGCTGTGGGGCTTCCTGGCCGTGGCGGCTTTCATGTGCTGCTACTACATGCTGTTTGGCGTGTTCTCCAGCATCGCGCTGGCGTTCAATCTGCTGCTGCTGGTGGCGGTGCTGTCCATGCTGCAGGCCACCTTGACCTTGCCCGGTATGGCCGCCATGGCCCTGGTGCTGGGTATGGCGATCGACTCCAACGTGCTGATCAACGAGCGGGTGCGTGAAGAGCTGCGCGCCGGGGCTTCGCCGCAGGCCGCCATCCACGCCGGTTTCGACCGCGCCTGGGCCACGATTCTGGACTCCAACATCACCAGCGCCATCGTCGGCATCGCTTTGTTGGCTTTTGGCTCGGGTCCTGTCCGCGGATTTGCCGTGGTGCACGTTCTGGGTATTGCCACCAGTATTTTTTCCAGCGTGTTCTTCTCGCGCGGCCTGGTCAACCTCTGGTATGGCCGCACCAAGAAGCTCAAATCCGTGTCCATCGGCACCGTGTGGCGGCCCGAGGCCGCTGTTGAAACCAAAGCCAAGTAA
- the yajC gene encoding sec translocon accessory complex subunit YajC: MFISSAFAQTAPAAPAAGGDLMSSLTGMLPLVLMFVVLYFVMIRPQMKKQKEHRTMLEALAKGDEVATAGGLIGKVTKIGDGFLSLEIASGVEVQLQRSAVVQVMPKGTVK, translated from the coding sequence GTGTTTATTTCTTCTGCTTTTGCCCAAACCGCCCCTGCCGCCCCCGCTGCCGGTGGCGACCTGATGTCCTCCCTCACCGGCATGCTGCCCCTGGTGCTGATGTTCGTGGTGCTGTACTTCGTGATGATCCGCCCCCAGATGAAGAAGCAAAAAGAGCACCGCACCATGCTGGAAGCGCTGGCCAAGGGCGATGAAGTCGCCACCGCAGGCGGCCTGATCGGCAAGGTCACCAAGATCGGCGACGGCTTTCTGAGCCTGGAAATCGCCAGTGGCGTGGAAGTGCAACTGCAACGCAGCGCCGTCGTCCAGGTCATGCCTAAAGGTACTGTCAAGTAA